Genomic window (Brachyspira hampsonii):
ATAATGAAAAAAGAGGGGTCTCATTTAAAATTGGTAATAGTATTGATTATGGGGCTTATGACTGTGCTTCCAAGTATTGTTATAAGTAAAATATCTACATATATAATTAAAACAAATTTAAATTTATTTTTAGATCAAAATATAAACAGTTCTGTAGAATATGTAATGGATATTTCAAATAGAGAAATAATAGAGAAGCAGGAATTTATGCATGGAATTATAGAAAAAGTGGGGATAAATTATTTTAATAATTTGTTTGATAATTTAGGAACAGGCTATTCTAAGTATGAAGATATAAGTGATACTATAAAGTCTTCTAAATATTTTGATAATGTAGTATTTTTGTCAAATTCCTATAATGTAAATAATATAATTTTTTTTAATTCAGCTAATTATATACCTCTTGATATTAACTATAAATTAACTAATACTAATATAATATTTATTAATAGCGAATATAACGGTTCATTTTATGTTAATGCAATTATACCATTATCTCATAGCAATAATTATGTAATATGGTCTGAAACTATGCCCAAAAATTATATAGAAGTAAGAAATAATGCTTTAGAAAGCTTTAGGATATATAATTCTGTTAATATGTTTACTAATGAGTTTTCTATGATACTTAGCTTGATGTATATATTTGTTCTTGGTATATCTGCATTCTTTTCTATAATACTTGGAATAGCTTTATCGAGGTTAATAACAGGACCTATAAGCCTTATACTTAATGCTACAAACTCTATTACAAATGCTGATTTTAATATAGATATGAAGCTTGGAGGAGTACATGACATGAGAAATCTAATACATAGATTCAATGTAATGGCTAGGGCTTTAAAATACCATAGAGATAGAGAAAATACTAGAGCAAGACTTGAAACTTGGAGAGAGGCTGCTATTAAAGTGGCTCATGAAATAAAAAATCCGCTTATGCCTATAATAATGAATGCTGAGCTTATAGATAGGAAAATATCTGTGAATATGACTGAAAAAGATGTTGAAAGGGCTAAAAATTCTTCCAATATTATAATAAAAAATGCTAATGTGATTTCTAATTTGGTGAGATCCTTCTCTGAATTTTCATTTGCTATTAAACTTTCAGATGAGAAGCAGTCTATTAATGGTGCTTTAATAGAGGTTTTAGAATCATTCAAAAATATCAGCTCCATTAAATTTAGTGTAGTATTGAGTAAGCATGATTATTTTATTAATATGGATAGAGAAAAATTGATAATGGCTTTTAGAAATTTGATAAAAAATGCTGTAGAAGCTATGGAAAAGTCTTCAGGATATGTAATATATATATCATCATATCATGAAATTATAGATTTGAATGAATTTTTTATTATTAGTATTACAGATACAGGCATAGGAATAGAAAAAAATAATTTACATAAAATATTTGAGCCTTATTTTACTTCAAAAGAAAAGGGTACAGGTATAGGACTTTCCACTGTTGAGAAAATCATATCTGAACATAACGGAACTATAGAAGTGGAATCGATACCAAATGAAGGAACTACTTTCTTTATAAAATTTATGGTTGAATCATAGAGATTCTATTTTTGTTATTAATTTATTTATATGAAGAGGATATTTCATACATATTATATTATGTTTTTTTGCTTCTTTTTCCAAGTCTATGTCTATATTTTCATATAAAAAGAATATAGTAAATTCATTAAAATTTGGAAGTTTTTTGAGTTCTGCAATGAATTCCATGATATTTATCCATACAAGATTAGGATTGAATACCAAAATTTTTACACTGTATTTATATATTTTACTTATAAGTTCATATAAATTTTCAGCTATGAATACTTCTATTGAAGAACTTTCTAAGGCAGCTTTGATTTTATTTAATCTATTATTATCATCATCTATTATTATAGCTGAGTAATTCATAGGCAAACTCATTTATAGTAATTTAATGTGCCGAGAGAGGGACTCGAACCCTCACTGAGTTGCCTCAGGCAGATTTTGAGTCTGCTGCGTCTACCAATTTCGCCATCTCGGCAGTATGTCATATAAGGACATGTAAATTTAATTTTTTTAATGCCTAAATTATAAATTATACTGAATAAAAATCAAGTATTAATATGGTATATTTTTTCTTTTTTTGCGTATATATGTTTTATTTATTGTAAAATATGGTAAAATATCTTATAATGAAGGTTGTTTATTATGAAGATTACATTAGATATGTCTATATCAAAACTTCTTGATGCTTTTGACAGGGAATTTGGAGTATCTTTGGGAATATATAAAGGTGCACACAAATCTGACAATATTAAATTATTTGAAATATCTGACCCTAGAAAAAATCAAAAAGCATTTATAGTTATTAATAAAGATACTAGTGTAGAAAGTGCTGAAGCTATGTTCAGAAATACATTCGGAATCAGAGTTCAGATAAAGGATAGGAATGGAAATACCGTAAGTCAGGAAAGCACATTAGGCGGAATTAGAAAATTAGATAAGGGATTTAATAATAATGATGAGAATAATATTAATCTTATAGATAATGATGATGATGAAGAAATAAATGATAACTCAGATGATGAAAATAAAAAAAAGAAGAAAAAAAAATCATATTTTTTAAAGCCTAAAACAGTTAAACATACTGTAGAAGATAAAATAAAGGAGATAGATAAATATTATTTAGGATTTCAGAGATCTGAGAGATATAGATCTATGCTTAATCTTTTATCATGTATGGAAGAAGCTAAATTGACATATCCGGAATCTAAAGAACTTACAGATCATATTGAGGAGATAAAGTCAAAATCTTTAAATATATCGAATTTAAGCATAAAAAAAAGAAGATTTGCTATATTGGTATTAATTATAATAACTTCTATTTTATCATTAATAGGTGTAGGTACTTGGGGATATAACCTTTATAAAAATATAAAAAAAGACAGAGAAGCAGACAGTATAATACAGGAAATAGATAATTTAAGGATTAGAAAAGGTTCTCTAATGGAAAGCGGAAACATATCCGAAGCTAATGCCATAGATGAGAGTATAAATTCAAAATCAGCAAGACTTAATAGCATACAAAATGAGAATGCAGTTTCTATAGCTAATTATTTTATAATATTAGCATTATTTTTTGCTGTAATATTAGCGATGTTTATACTTAGGCTTAATAAATATAATGTAACATCAATAAGATTTGGAAAAAATACATAAGTTTATAATTAGTATAAAATTTTATATATATAAATTAACATAATTTTACTTGATAATATATAACTATATGATATTATATCTTTAATATAATGATTTATTATTTATAGTGAGGAACTAAATGCCAAAGATTATTATACCATTAAATGAAGTAAAAGAAGGAATGAAAGTAGCCAGCAATATATATAATAGTGATGAAAAAAGAATCGTAGATATTGGTACTGTAATTACAAAAGACATTATAGAAACTTTAAAAAGAAATTCTATTACTACA
Coding sequences:
- a CDS encoding response regulator — protein: MNYSAIIIDDDNNRLNKIKAALESSSIEVFIAENLYELISKIYKYSVKILVFNPNLVWINIMEFIAELKKLPNFNEFTIFFLYENIDIDLEKEAKKHNIICMKYPLHINKLITKIESL
- a CDS encoding sensor histidine kinase; protein product: MNFIKKILSKIKIRYGILFPSLICLFTVINFIATLWLSSFIYEPNITNQFYMFAIMFFPLTSIMIGIIVIIKFIVDAIMKKEGSHLKLVIVLIMGLMTVLPSIVISKISTYIIKTNLNLFLDQNINSSVEYVMDISNREIIEKQEFMHGIIEKVGINYFNNLFDNLGTGYSKYEDISDTIKSSKYFDNVVFLSNSYNVNNIIFFNSANYIPLDINYKLTNTNIIFINSEYNGSFYVNAIIPLSHSNNYVIWSETMPKNYIEVRNNALESFRIYNSVNMFTNEFSMILSLMYIFVLGISAFFSIILGIALSRLITGPISLILNATNSITNADFNIDMKLGGVHDMRNLIHRFNVMARALKYHRDRENTRARLETWREAAIKVAHEIKNPLMPIIMNAELIDRKISVNMTEKDVERAKNSSNIIIKNANVISNLVRSFSEFSFAIKLSDEKQSINGALIEVLESFKNISSIKFSVVLSKHDYFINMDREKLIMAFRNLIKNAVEAMEKSSGYVIYISSYHEIIDLNEFFIISITDTGIGIEKNNLHKIFEPYFTSKEKGTGIGLSTVEKIISEHNGTIEVESIPNEGTTFFIKFMVES